The Moorella glycerini genomic interval TCCCAGGCCGGCGTTTCCTTCAAGCGGGCCGTGAAACGTAAAGTGGAGTTACCCTGTTCCCACAGGGCCGCCTCACTTAATTGCGCCAGGCCATCCCAGAAGGCCTGCCATTCCTGGTGCATCCTGGCAACTGTTCCCTCCAGATCTTCTAACAAAGGTAGCAGTTCGGCGTTTCCTTCCCCGGTTAAACGGCGGGCGAGGTTCCAGGCCCGGCCTAAAAAGCTAAAGGTACTACCTTTCCCTCCCAGGCGGTGGAGGAAAAAGCCACAACTGGCCTGCCTGACCGAGGTGCCCAGGTGTTCGGTGGCCGCTTCTTCCAGGTGATGGGCTTCATCAATAATGAGATAGGGATAATCGGGCAGGACCTGGTTGTTTAAGCGGACATCACTTAAAAGCAGGGAATGGTTTAAGACCAGGATACTGGCCGCCTCAGCCTCCCGCCGGGCAGCATTGACGAAACAGCTGTCATTAAAGGGACAGCTGTTACCGGCACAGGTGTCCTTTTCGGCGGCCAGGGCAAGCTTCAAGCTTTCTTCTTCCGGTTTCAGCTTCATTTCGCTCCAGTCCCCGGAAGTAGTCAGCTTGAGCCAGCGCAGTACCCTGAGGATAAAGTGGCGTTCCTCTTCCCCGGGTGGCGGGTTATGCAGGTAATCCCTGAGCTTCCGCCGGCAGAGGTAGTTATTGCGCCCCTTGACCAGGGCGGCCTTGAAGGTGAAAGGAAGGATTTCCTTTAACAGGGGCAGGTCCTTATTCATAAGCTGTTCCTGGAGGCTGATGGTATGGGTGGCAATGGCCACCCTCTTGCCCTGGTGGCAGGCCCAGTAAATGGCCGGCAGGAGATAGGCCAGGGATTTGCCCGTACCTGTTCCGGCTTCAACAATGAGGTACCGGTTGCCGGACAGGGCCGTAGCTACGGCCCGGAGCATCTCTGCCTGCTGGGGGCGGTATTCATAGCCGGGGAGTTTACCGGCCAGCAGGCCTCCTGGAGCCAGGAGGGCCGCTATTTCGTCCGGGCAAAAGTCAGGGAGTGCTGGCGGCGGTGGCGGTGTTTGCTCCAGGGCAAAGAGCCCGGTAGCGGCTATTTCTGCCGGGGTTACCGGGATGGATTCGGCGGCCAGGGCAGCCTGGAACCAGGGTTGCAGGCCGGCCGGAGCCAGCCTGAACAGGTTGGTTAATAGATCTTTATCCAGGGCCAGGGTAGCCCGCCAGAGGGTATGTAACAGCTGGACGGTGGTTGATACATCCCCCAGGGCGCGGTGATGTTCAGTCACTTCCAGGGCGAATTTTTGGCTTAAAAACTCCAGCCGGTAAGAAGGCAGGCAGGGATAGAGGATGCGGCTTAAGGTTAAGGTATCAAGCAGGGGGCGGTGCCAGGTAGTAGAACCCAGGGCCTGGTTTAAAAAGGCCAGGTCAAAATTGCCATTATGACCCGCCGGGATGGCTTCCCCTATAAAGTCCAGCAACTCAGGCAGGATTTCTGCCAAACAGGGTGCTTCCCGGACCATGGCGTCATTAATACCCGTAAGTTTCTGGATATAGGCCGGTATCGGCCGGCCGGGGTTGACCAGGGTGTGAAACTGGCCCGTTATCTGACCTTTCTCCAGGCGGACGGCGGCTATTTCAATGATCTGGTCCCGGCCCGGATCCAGGCCGGTTGTCTCCACGTCCAGGACGACATAAGTATGGGGTAGCACTTCCCAGCACTTCCTTTTGCGGGGCTGATTAGCCCAGTCTAACAAGGGGCTGGCCACTGGCGACGTTAGTACCAGCCTGGACCAATATCTCCTGGACAACTCCCCCGGCTGGAGCCTGGATTTCATTTTCCATTTTCATGGCTTCGATAATGAGCAGGACCTGGCCGGCAGTTACCTTTTGTCCCGGCTTAACCCTGACTTCTACTACCGTACCCGGCAAAGGAGATGTAACTGTACGGTTATCCTGGGGCAAGGAGGCTCGCGGGGAAAGGCCGGCCTGGTGGACGGGTGGGGCTTTTTTCGCGGGGGGCTTCACCGCCGGGCGCAAATGCTCAACCGTCCCACCTACCTCCTCTACTTCGACACTAAAGGTTTCCCCATTAACGGTGACCTGAAAATGGCGCTTCAACCGGCCATCCGCCTCCTTTCTAACGCCAGCGAACTATGCATCAGCTCCTGCCGCCCGGCCAGGACCCAGCGATTGGCAATCCTGTTCAAGGGCCGGATGGTTGTGATTTGCCAGCCGGTTTCTGCCGGCATATATACTGCTATGGCAGCGGTAATGGCGGCCACGATTTCCGGGGCAACTGCTTTATTTAAAACAATTTGCTGGTAAGAAACGACCATAAAATATCACCTGCCCTGAAAATAAAAACTGTTAAACGGGGAAATTACCGTGTTTTTTAGCCGGGCGGCTTTCCCGTTTGTTAAGTAAAGTTAACAGGACCTGGACCAGGTGCCGGCGGGTCAGGGCCGGGTCAATGACGGCATCCACCAGCCCCAGGCCGGCGGCTATATAAGGATTGGCAAATTTCTCCCGGTATTCGGCGATTTTTTGCCGGCGCACCTCAGGAGGGTCACTAGCCTGGCTGATTTCCTGGCGGAAGATAATATTGGCCGCCCCTTCGGGACCCATGACGGCAATTTCCGCCGTCGGCCAGGCTACCACATGATCGGCCCCCAGGGAGCGGGAACACATGGCCAGATAAGCACCACCGTAGGCCTTGCGCAAGACCAGGGTCATTTTGGGAACGACGGCTTCGGCAAAGGCATACAGCAGTTTGGCCCCGTGGCGGATAATGCCGCCCTGCTCCTGGTCGACCCCGGGTAAATAGCCGGGGGTATCGACCAGGGTCAGGAGGGGGATGTTGAAGGCGTCACAGAAACGGACGAAACGGGCGGCTTTATCGGCAGCATTGATATCCAGGCAGCCGGCCAGGTGCCGGGGTTGATTGGCGACAATACCTATAGTATACCCGGCCAGGCGGGCCAGGCCGATAACTATATTGGCGGCATATTGAGCCTGGATTTCCAGGAACAAGCCGTCATCCACCACCCCGTAGATTATTTCTTTGACGTCATAGGGTTTATTGGGATCGACAGGGACCAGGTGCCGCAAATGGGGGCACTCCCGGTCAACGGGGTCAGGGCCGGGCACATAAGGCGGGTCCTCCAGGTTGTTGCCCGGGAGGTAGCCGAGCAAGGTCCGGATTAAATGCAGGCAATCTTCTTCCGTGGGAGTGTGGAAATGGGCCACCCCGCTTTTCATGGCATGGGTGGCAGCCCCGCCCAGCTCTTCCGGGCTTACCTCTTCGCCGGTAACGGCCTTGATTACCTGGGGCCCGGTAATGAACATCTGGGCCGTACGATCAACCATGAAAATAAAGTCCATTAATCCGGGCGAATAGACGGCACCGCCGGCACAGGGTCCCATAATGGCGGCAATCTGGGGGATAACACCGGAAGCATGGGTATTACGGCGGAAAATTTCCCCATAACCATTAAGGGCCGCCACCCCTTCCTGGATGCGGGCGCCACCGGAGTCGTTTAAACCAATAACCGGTACCCCTGTCTTCAGGGCCAGGTCCAGGACCTTGCAGATTTTGGCGGCATGCATTTCCCCTAAAGAGCCGCCCATGACGGTAAAATCCTGGGCATAGACATAAACCTGGCGGCCGTTGATGGTACCAGAGCCGGTAACCACCCCTTCCCCTGGTGTTTCCATATTTTGCATATCAAAATCAGTGGCCCGGTGGCGGACAAACTGGTCCAGTTCCAGGAAACTGCCCGGGTCCAGCAATAACTCTATTCGTTCACGGGCCGTAAGCTTGCCGGCAGCATGCTGCCTGGCGATGCGTTCCTCACCGCCGCCGGCTAAAACTACTGCGCGCCTGGCTTCCAGGTCGGCCAGCCTGGCCTTGATATCTTCACTCAATTAAACTATCCCCCTTATTATTCCCTACCTCCTTATATTACCAGGTAATAAGGGCAGCTTGCAAGTCCTGCCTGTAAAACTTTCAACCCTTCTACCGGGCTATAGCTTGCCCTGACGCTCCCTGAAACTACCCTGGGCAGCAAGAACAGGGTTTTAAGCCATTACTGGAAATGGTTATAACCCCCGGGATTTAAAGGCAATCTCTTCCCATCGATGATGATGGTAATACCTTCCGTGGCCGGGACCACATTACCGATGGGCGTAACGGGGGTCTGGCAGGCCCTGGCTATGGCTTCCTGGACGGCAGCCACCTTGTCTGGCCGGCAGGTGAGGAGGAGTTCGAAATCCTCACCGCCGTAGAGGGCATAATCCAGGGGATCTTTTTGATAAATAGCGGCCAGCTGCCTGGTGGCCGGGGCGATGGGCACGGCAGCGGCTTCCAGGATAATACCAACACCAGAGGCCTGGGCAAGGGTATATATTTCAGCTACCAGGCCATCGCTGATATCATCGGCCGCCGTTATCCCCCCTGCCGGTAGGGCGGCCCGGATTTCAGTTACCCTGGGGGTGGGCCGGAAGTGGCGTTCCCGGGCGAAGGCCACGGCCTCCGGTGGGGCCGGGCGGGGCGCAAGCAAGGTATCCAGGCCGGCAGCCGACCCCCCGAGATCGCCCGTTACCAGCAGGACATCCCCCGGCCGGGCGCCGCTGCGGTAGAGGCAGGCTCCCTCTTCTACCCGCCCCAGGATGGCCAGATTGATCACCATTGCCCGGGGGGAAGATACGGTATCGCCACCGATTATATTGACCCCAAAACGCTGGCCGCATTCCCGTAAGCCTGCGTAAAGCTCGTCCACAAAGTCCACCGGTTGCTCCGGCCTTAAGCCAAGGGAAACAAGGGCCTGTTCTGGTATACCACCCATGGCGGCAATATCGCTCACATTTACCGCCATGGTCTTGTAGCCGATTTCCCGGGCCGTAGCCGTGGCCAGGGTAAAGTGGATATCTTCCACCAGCATGTCCGTAGAGGCCAGGGTCAGGTAACCACCTTCCCCCTTTAAAACCGCAGCATCATCGCCGATACCCATAATGACTTTATCCGGGACCACAATGGCCCCGGCTTTCAGGCGTTCGATCAAACCGAACTCGCCAATAGTTTTCAGATCCAAGGCTTACTCTCATCCCCCTTTTTCTGGCTATCTATATATTGCCACAGGGACAGGACAGGCGCAAGCCTTTAGTGCTGTGGCACGGCTGGTTGGCTGCCCTGGATTTGCTTCCCAAAACTGGTGTCAGCTCAGTTTTTTTGCTGTTCTGAGGCAAGTAATAGTTGCTGTAATAACGATAGAAGGTCCTGGAGGCGTTCCTTGATGAAGGCATCGTCCGGGTCCAGGTCGTGGGCGGCCCAGTAACTGGCCAGGGCCGGGGCAAAACGGCCATGGTATTCATGAATGACCCCCAGGGCCAGCCGGGCTTCCAGATCCCGGGGGTCATTTTCCACCCGGCGCAGGTAGGTTAGGTATTTTTCTTCCTCCTCAAGGAGGTCCTGGTCAAAAAAAACGCTACCTATTTTAACCCGCCAGGTACAGGAATTATCCTGGACTTCAAAAGGACAGGTGCAACTAAAACGAATACCGCGGTTTTTTAAGGCTTTCCGGAAATAACGGCAGAAGGCGCAGCGGCCGTCATAGCCCTGGCCCTGGATAGTCAGGTCATTACCGCCCAGGTTGATGCCGGCCCAGGTGGGTATGCGTTCCCGGGTCAGGTCCAGGTAATAGGCAATTGTTTTCCTCTCCCCGGCGTGCCGGAGCTGGAAATTAATCCGGCAGGTCGTAGGGTTGCCACCGGTTCCAGTCATTATTTCTCTCCCCCCATTCCTGTTACATCCTATGGCCAGGAAGGGGAAGAAATGACTAGTTCACGAAGTGGGGTTAACCCCCGGCAAGCCTGTAAGAGGGATCACCTTTTATTTCTGCAGGCAGTAAAGGGAGGGCAACCATCCAAACTTTCCAGCCAGGGCTGCGTATTGAGGCGCTGTAGCCCCCAGGGCCACCAGTATAGCTTCCATGGCATTGGCCGCCGGGCTGAGACCCTCGAAGACGGGGGTTGTTGCCAGGAGCCAGGCAGCCCCGCGCCGGCGCAGGAGTTCCCGGTCGCCGGGCGTGGTACCACTGGTAATAACTACTTTGCCGGCCAGAGAAACAGGTAGATGGCGACGGATAAAATGCCAGTCCCCGGCAATGATTTTGACCCTGGCGAAGAGATGACGGTAATGGGGGTGCGATTTTTCCTGGTCATGCCCCAGAGGGTAAAGGTAGTCCAGGGGTAAATGGGCCAGCAAGGGCATGGTTAAATAACCCAGGATCATGAAGGTTGATAAAGGAAAGCCAAGGGGGAGATTTAAACCAAAGGCAGCATCCCCGGCCAGGACGGGATAGCCGGCTGCCTGTAAAGCCCGGGCCAGCCAGAAGCGGTCCAGGACGGAAACTACCAGCGCCCTGCTACCGGGGGGTAAAAAAGCCAGCTGGTCTATGGCCCGGGGCTCCACCCATTGCTTCCAGCCAGAGCCATCCACCAGGGGGGTCTCTTTAACCTGGTGGGCTAAATACCGGCCTGCCGGGCAGGGATAACACCGCGAACCCAGGTGGTAGTAAAAATTGGCGCCACCCAGCCCCAGGGCATCCACCCGTCCATCCAGTTCCTTAAGAAGGCGGGCCGCCAGGTCCAGGCGGCCATTGCAGCCGCGCCGTTCCAGGAGGATTGTCTCCTGGCCGCAGTTCAGCTTTACCTGGTAATCCCTGCTATTAGTACCCAAACTGATGCTGACTACATGCTTGATAGCTACTTCGACTCCCTCGCTTGGCCCTGTAAACGTTTGACAAGGTATTCAGCCAGCACGGCGTGATCTTCCGTGGCCAGGATTGCCGCCGCGGAAGCATCGAAAAGGATAGTACCGCTGGGGGGGATTTCATCATCGCCAGCCCAGATAACCAGCCTTACCGGCAGGGTGGGAAAGGGATTAAGTTCAACGGCAGCATCTCCCAGGTTTACGGGTCGCCCACCAAGGGGCCGGGCGGCCTGGAGGAGGCCGGCGGGATCCTGGCCGAAGGTGCGGACCAGGGGCAAGACGGCCCGGCCATAAAAGGGTTGCTGGTAGATGAGGCCGCCGGGTAATTCCTTAAAGGAAACCCATTCACCCCGCCGGGCAACTGCCGGGCCCATCAGGTAGTGGAGGATTAAAACCTGCACCCGCGGGTCGACGCTGCTGCCGTCACTGGTGCTGATGGTCCCGCCGGGGCAGGATATGTGAAATACGTCACTTAAAGAGGGCAGGATTAACACCTTTTTTTCCCCATCCCAGGTAGCTCCCTTATTGACGGCTATTTCCCGGGGGTTGCCTTGCTCCAGTTCCTTGCGGGCCAGGTCCAGGGTGACATCCAGGTTATAGGGGAGGGCCAAGTAAACCACGTCCTCTTTCATTATTTGCCTGGAGAGGGTGTTACCGTTACCAGGAGTTCCTTCCATGTTAGAAAAAATAAAAGCCGGCTCATGCCGGACCGGGGTGCCTAATGTAACGGGACAACGATGCAGTTTTGTTTTTCTTCTTCAGCAGCCAGGACCCTTTGTAACTCCTCAGCGCTGACAAACCGGTAATCTACCTCTTCCCCGTTAATCCAGGTCAGCAGGTAATCCATAACCCCCGCCTCCTCCGGTGTTTTGTATACACCATCCTGTCTTCAGGATAACACCTGAAGGAGGAAAATGCAAGGGGAAAATTAAAGGTTGCTGAAAAAGTTATCAGGATAGGAGGAAAGGTAAAAAATCGCAGGGCAGATATAAACGTTATTTAACGCACCAGGCCTTTTACTACTCTGACAGCTTCAATAGCATCATCAGCATAGCCATCGGCGCCTATACTGTCTGCAAAGGCCCGGCTTACCGCCCCGCCTCCTACCAGGACGGCAACATTTCCTCGCAGACCTTCTTCCCGCAAGAGGTTTATCACATCCGCCATCCTATCCATCGTGGTAGACATCAGAGTAGACATGCAGAGTATCCTGGCACCGGTTTCTTTCACTCCGGCAACAAAGTCACCGGGAGGTACATCCCGTCCTAAATCATATATTTTAAACCCGGCTGCTTCCAGCATTAATTTAACTAGATTTTTCCCTATATCGTGAATATCCCCTTCGACTACCCCGATAACTGCAGCCACCTGGTTAGGTGTATTTTGGGGCGTTATACGGGAAGACAGGATATTCAGGCCGGCATACATTGCATCTGAACACAACAGTAGCTCGGGTACAAAATATTCCCCTTCTTCGTAAAGTCGTCCCGCTGCTCGCATCCCTTCCAGTAACCCTTCATTGATGGCTTTTAAGGGATCAATATTGTTGGCCAGAGCCTCCCTCGCTGCCTTGATGGTAAGCGCTTCATCCATGTCTCTGACCCCCGCAGCTAGCAAGTTTAGTATTGCTTTATCAGTAGCCAAACGATACACCCCCATAATTCAAAGCTTGATGAGTTGATACTCGCGACTACCCAGACCAATTGTCTCAGCATATTCCAGCATGTAGAGGCCATTTACCCCTGTAAAATCATGAAGGGCTTTTTCTGGATAAACGGCTTTAATGTGCATATCTACCAGATCATAGCTTGCCTGCTCTATGGCAAGGGGATCAGTGCCTGCCAATATGCCGATATCGTGGATAATCGGTAGAGGGCTCCAGGAGCGGCAGTCGCAAAAGGCAGTAATATCCACCAGGAAACTAACAAAAAAAGCTCGCCCCTTTTTATTAGCTAAGACTGCAGCACAGGATTCCACTAGTTTACGTTGCATATCCTTATCATCTCTTGCCCAATTAACAGGTATTGCCTTTCGTGGGCATATTACCAGGCAATCACCGCAGTTATTGCAGTTGCCCTGTTCGATGAACGCTTTGCCTTCTTCAATTGCAATGGCCTTCACCTTACAAACCTCTACGCACTTGCCGCAACCGTTACAGAGGGACGTCTCAACAACGGGTTTCATGTGGGAATGGATGGCCTGTTTTCCAGGCCGAGCGATAGCTCCCATCCCCAAGTTTTTAATAATACCTCCGAAGCCTACATCATCATGACCCTTGAAATGGGTAACAACGACTAACTTATCAGCTTCGTAAATAGCTGATCCCACTTTGACTTCGCTTAAACCTTCCCGGGCCCTGGCTAGTCTGTAGTCCAGACCTTTAAGGCCGTCGGCTATAATTAGGGGCGCCCCCATGGCCGCCTGGTCGTAACCATTGAAATTAGCTGTTTCCAGGTGACAGACAGCGTTAAATCTGCCCCGGTAAAACAGGGTGTTGCAGTCCGTTAGAAAAGGATGACCACCCCTCTCTTTCACTAACTGAATAATTATTTTTAAGAACTGCGGTCTGAGCATTCTGGTATTACCCAGCTCACCAAAATGGAGTTTGATGGCAACTAGGTCACCTTCTTCAATTATCTTATTTAAACCCGCGTGGTTACAAAGCCTTTTTAACTTGTCGAGGACACTATCGCCTCGTGTTCCTTCAAAGTTAACAAAAAATACCTCGCCGCCCATATCCAGTCACCATAGTATTGGATTAATTTATGGACAAAAGCCGATGAGCGTTTCGTCATCGGCCTGTCATTCTAATGAAGTATTGCCTACTTCCATCCTTCAAAAGAGTTCACATTCTCCCTATCTACAATTGCCAAGGGGGTCCAGTAAATCTCTTGCTTTATTTCGTGCCCTTCCAAAACTTTCAGGGCAAGTATTAGGCCACCTTTGCCAAAAAGGTAGGGTGACATAGCCACTGAGGCATCTAATTCTCCTTTGGCTATGGATTTACGGGCATCATCGATAAAATCAACGCCAACCACTGTTACCTGGTCTTTCTTACCAGCTGCCTTGAGGGCCTCCACAGCGCCCAAAGCCATAACATCGTTGGCACAAAAGATGCCCTTCAGGTCGGGGTGAGCCTGAATAAGGTTGGCCGCTATATTATAAGCCTTTTGCCTGTCCCAGTTACCCGGCTGGATTGCCACCAGGGTAATATCTTTGTTACCTTCAAAGGCTTTCTTAGCACCTGTTTTCCGGGCCTCACTCTGGGCTGCACCGGGGAGCCCTTCAATTATCGCCACTTTGCCAGCACCTATTTTTTTAATTATATACTCGGCACCCAGTTTACCCTGATCTTCAAAATTGGAGGTAATAAAAGCCTGGACCCTGGCCCCCGCTCTGGTAGCTGCTTCCTGGTCTACACTGGTACCCACTGCGACAACCGGTATGCCTTTTTTTGTGGCTGCAGCAACGCCTGGGACCAGGTTAAACGGTGTAATAGCCGAGATAGCAATGGCGTTATAATCTTTGCTAACAATGGTTTTCAGAGTTTCTAGTTGAGAATTTACATCATCTTCTTTGGGGGCGGACATCACATCTACTGTTACGCCATATTCTCTGGCTGCATCTTCATACCCTTCTTTCACAGTAACCCAAAATGGATTGGCCAGGGTAATTAACAGGGCAGCAATTTTATATTTTTGCGAGGCTTTGGGAAGGGGTTGCAGGGATTCTAGGAGCTCGGCTTCCGCTTCTTTAAAGGCTTTATTTTTCACAGTTGCCGGGGGTTGGGTATTGGTGGTTTGGGGGTTGTTATTCGCAGTTCCCCCTTTGCCTGAACAACCCGCTATACCTATCAATAGGACAAATACTAACGCGAATGCCAAGAACTTCCGCATACTTAAAGTCTCCACCCTCTCTTTTTGAATATATTTATCACCAAACAAGTATACCTGTTGGCGGCCCTTCTTTAAGGCCCCCATTTTATTGTTTTATTGATTATTCCTGGTTAGAAAAGAATTCACCTCCTCTAAACTGGCCTTGAAGCGGGCACCCAGCTGGGTGCACTTGATTGCCCCGCAAGCGTTAGCAAATTCCAGCGCCCGTTGTCGCCCCATCTCCTGGCAGAAATAGGCATATATTAGCCCTGCAATAAACGCATCCCCCGCTCCTGTTGTATCAATAGCTTGGATGTTAAAAGCCGGGGCAAATATGCTTGTCTTATCTCCCAACCACCAAATTGCTCCTTGGGTGCCACAGGTAGAAACTATTCCTTCAGTGGGCCGGTAACGCTGGTAGAGCGTCTGGCCGGCAACCTGCGGGTCCTCAACTCCTGTGAGTTCAAAGAGTCCCTCCCGGGACATGCAAAGCAGATCGCAAAGAGAGATCATCTCCTCAATTTCTGCCATGGTTACCCGGCATAGTTGCATAAAGGAGGGGGCGCACTCCAGGTTGAAGAAGACTCTAACGCCCAGCTCGCGGCTGAGACGGGCCAATTTAAGGGCAGGCCGGCCGGGGAACATGTCTGTATAAAAGACCTTTACTCCCTGTAACATTTCGGGAACTACCTCATCTTCCGCCAGGTCTAACAAGCTATCGCCCAGGTGGCAGAAAATAGCCCGCGCACCATTTGGAGCCAGCGTTACGAAGGTGTGAAGGGTAATGCCGCCGGGACGGGTAAAGAGGTATCTGGCGCATACACCTGACCTGACTATATCTTCCCGGAAGGCTTCTCCGTATTTGTCGTCGCCAATTTTAGCTACCAGGCTGGTGTCCACTCCCATCCTGGCCAGGGCTACCAGCACGTTGGCGCAGCTTCCTCCCGGAAAGAGGCTCTCATAATGGACAAAAGCAAAGCCGTCTTCCCGGGGTAAACTTTCACATTGCAAGACAATATCCATTGCGGCAGTACCCAGCCCTAGTACTTTCATCCAGTACCAATCCACCCTAGCTTTGCCTGTTTTAGTTTTCACTGCCCCGGGTATTTAGCACGCGCGCCCCCAATCAGCTTAGGGCGCGTACGCGCTGCAACTATCCGGGCACCACCAATATATTCATTAGCCAGGAGGAGCGGCTTCACTACCGGTTTCAAATGCATTCCGATCATCGTTAAGCCAATGTCAATGCCCAAATCCGCTGTAATACTCTCTACCACTACCGGATTCTTAAAAAAATGTTGGTAAGCAACAGCGGCAAAGGTTCCCCCCGCTTCCGGGACGGGAATAACACTTACCTCTACCAGCCCTTTTTCCACCATTAATTCCCGCTCAACTATCAATGCCCGATTCAAGTGCTCGCAGCATTGTACAGCTATCTGTATTTCGGGGGGACAAAATTCCCAGATAGCCCGGCAGATAACTGCGGCCAGGTGAGGGTCGCCGGTGGTATCTTCACGGCGTCCTTCAACGCGGCTGATGCTGCACGAAACCACGAGGATGGCACCCGGGTTATAAGTGCCAGGGGTAATAAGTTCCTTAAGAACTTCCCGCGTCTGAAAGTAAATCTGCTCATCCCTCGCCATATTTTTTCCTCCTGAAATTATTCTCAATAACCATTTCGATAAAGGCGCCTATCCTGACACGCAGGTTTTCCCGATCTAAAGTAGAGTAGTCTGTTTCCAATTGCAAAAACGGCAGCCCAAAATGGTTTTTGATTAAATCTGCCACAAAATAGGACTCTATATTGTAGGTATGACAGGCTCGCCAGGTTAAATCTATTACACCATCAACCTGGAAGTCTCTCACCATCTGTCGGAGGAGTTCTAACCTTCTCCCGTTAGGGGACA includes:
- a CDS encoding sugar ABC transporter substrate-binding protein yields the protein MKNKAFKEAEAELLESLQPLPKASQKYKIAALLITLANPFWVTVKEGYEDAAREYGVTVDVMSAPKEDDVNSQLETLKTIVSKDYNAIAISAITPFNLVPGVAAATKKGIPVVAVGTSVDQEAATRAGARVQAFITSNFEDQGKLGAEYIIKKIGAGKVAIIEGLPGAAQSEARKTGAKKAFEGNKDITLVAIQPGNWDRQKAYNIAANLIQAHPDLKGIFCANDVMALGAVEALKAAGKKDQVTVVGVDFIDDARKSIAKGELDASVAMSPYLFGKGGLILALKVLEGHEIKQEIYWTPLAIVDRENVNSFEGWK
- a CDS encoding TIGR01440 family protein, producing MARDEQIYFQTREVLKELITPGTYNPGAILVVSCSISRVEGRREDTTGDPHLAAVICRAIWEFCPPEIQIAVQCCEHLNRALIVERELMVEKGLVEVSVIPVPEAGGTFAAVAYQHFFKNPVVVESITADLGIDIGLTMIGMHLKPVVKPLLLANEYIGGARIVAARTRPKLIGGARAKYPGQ
- a CDS encoding DUF362 domain-containing protein, with translation MGGEVFFVNFEGTRGDSVLDKLKRLCNHAGLNKIIEEGDLVAIKLHFGELGNTRMLRPQFLKIIIQLVKERGGHPFLTDCNTLFYRGRFNAVCHLETANFNGYDQAAMGAPLIIADGLKGLDYRLARAREGLSEVKVGSAIYEADKLVVVTHFKGHDDVGFGGIIKNLGMGAIARPGKQAIHSHMKPVVETSLCNGCGKCVEVCKVKAIAIEEGKAFIEQGNCNNCGDCLVICPRKAIPVNWARDDKDMQRKLVESCAAVLANKKGRAFFVSFLVDITAFCDCRSWSPLPIIHDIGILAGTDPLAIEQASYDLVDMHIKAVYPEKALHDFTGVNGLYMLEYAETIGLGSREYQLIKL
- a CDS encoding carbohydrate kinase family protein, which produces MKVLGLGTAAMDIVLQCESLPREDGFAFVHYESLFPGGSCANVLVALARMGVDTSLVAKIGDDKYGEAFREDIVRSGVCARYLFTRPGGITLHTFVTLAPNGARAIFCHLGDSLLDLAEDEVVPEMLQGVKVFYTDMFPGRPALKLARLSRELGVRVFFNLECAPSFMQLCRVTMAEIEEMISLCDLLCMSREGLFELTGVEDPQVAGQTLYQRYRPTEGIVSTCGTQGAIWWLGDKTSIFAPAFNIQAIDTTGAGDAFIAGLIYAYFCQEMGRQRALEFANACGAIKCTQLGARFKASLEEVNSFLTRNNQ